Below is a genomic region from Prunus persica cultivar Lovell chromosome G3, Prunus_persica_NCBIv2, whole genome shotgun sequence.
CAAATTAGTTAGTCAAATTGAATAATATTCTGGAAAAAGGTACAGTTTGgttgtaattttatattccAACAGATGCTTTTATTTTACTCTGGAGACTCCACCACAAATATGGGAGAGTTTTTAAAAGTTTCTGACTGTGCCCCCTTGCCCCTTAATGATAATATCTTCTCATTGGTCACGTGTCTTCCCATGTTGATGATACCTTGACTTGGATTACAATTTCTATTGGGGAGCACAAAATCTCTCTGAAAAGGTTGCCCGAAGCTTCCAATTCCATGACAACTTTTCCTGTTGTTTGGTTTGAAAAGTACAATGTTTCAGTTTCAAGATATTGATTTGATTCTGTGTCCCTCAAATGTCATAAAGCGTTGCATATGCGCATCTTAAGATGGAGTAAAAGACAAGACAAGACAAGGAAAGGCTTTTATTAATTATAGTACAGAGgacaaaaactaaacaaaaaggTATGAAATGGTGTTGGATTGGATTCTAAGTACTTGCTTGTTTGTCTTCCATTGGAAAATTGACTGAAAGCAGCAGCCACTGACACGTCAGACAGTTTGTgatcctcctcctcccttATAGTATTAACTAACTTAACTAACCTGGTTTCCACCCTGTCCGCATCAGAATCTGATCCATTCATGATTGGAAAGTGatgtgaaaattgaaaactgagAAAATCCTAAACCAGGAGAAAAACGACCCACCAAaggctttttctttaaaattttttgtttgttttgtttttcataaaatgatgatAAAACCTGTGGGGTTACTTGGTTTTGGTTCGGCATGCATGTTACGAGGAAGTTTGGATTTGGTGGGCTTCGGTGCTTTGTACGGTACAGGGGAGATCACTGTTGACTGCTGACAACAACATCGATttggtgtttttgttttctgaaaaGGCAAGCACTTCCCTGTAATTTTACCATCATCTCCACAAATCTCCACGTGGGTTTAGGACTTTTTGCCAACTGGAATGTGGGACCCGAATCACCATGGATCCACCAAATATTTCTTAGGAATGTTGGGATAATTCCTTTTGGCGGTGTACTATATATTTATGCGGTCCTTGGTCcttgaccaatatttttttgttacataAAAATGGCTTTGTTGgtccaataaataaaaataaaagttactCGAaattagttttccttttttcacaTAGGAATTCTGTGTTCCTAGCTTGGCTAGGAATTCCTTCTTTTgtaggaaaaaagaaaaccctgcGAGACTAGGATTACTTTTCACATCCCACGCTATAAAACCTTCCATTCAACCCATTAGAACCACAATACACACAAATCTCAAACAAGACTTCAAGAAAAGCCACTAGAAGCACAACACAATATACACAAATCTCACACAAGACTTCAACAAAAGCTAtaaccactctctctctccctctctcaacCATGCAAAAGACTAAGCAAAAGGAGGATTGGGATAAGGGCTTTTGCAACGATAATGGGTTTTGTTCAGACTGCAAGACATACACAGACGTTGTGCTCGACCACCGGTCCGGTGACACAATCTGCACCCAATGCGGCCTGATTCTTGAAGATCACGCTGTGGATTTCACCGCCGAATGGCGAAACTTTGATGATCAAGACTCTACCAACGATCCGTCACGCGTCGGCGCTCGCTCCGATCCTTTACTGGACAGTGGTGTTCTTACCGTTAACATCTCCAACGACAACAAGAAGGCTGTTTCTTGTGTTCTTCCTCGGCTCCACAAGACTCTCCAAAACCCAGACAAGTCTCTCCACATTGCTTTTGAGACCCTTGGTATGATGGCCGACCGGCTAGCCCTAGTTACGGCGATACGAGACCATGCCAAAGAGCTGTACAAGAAGGCCGACGATCGCAAGTTTTGTAGGGGAAGAAACTGTGATGCTATAATGGCTGCCTGCCTCTTTCTTGCTTGCCAAGAAAAGGGTCTTCCCCGAACCTTAAAGGAAATCGCGATGGTTGCCAACGGTGccacaagaaaagaaatcaacaGAATGAAAGAGCTCTTGAAGAAAATACTAGAGGTTGATTCGAAGACTACAAATGTTGGGGATCTTTCGCGGCGGTGCTGCTCCATGATTGGTATGGCTAATCAAGATATGAAGGCTGTGTTGGAGACTCTCAACAAGTCGAAAGAGGTTGATGTAAGGAGAAGCCCTAAGTCTGTTTTGGCAGCGGTTATGTACGTGATAGCGCAGCTCTCCAATGACAAGTCAACTCGAGATTTAACTCTTCATGGTACATATCTCAAACTAATTAATCTCTCCAATTTTCATACATATTCTGTTTAATTTTTGACAATTTGGTTAATTTTCATGCATTTGTTGTTTAATTTGGTTTCAATGATTTCTGTAATCTCTTAATTAataagcatatatataattaatttaaatccaGTTAATTTATTAGTTCCAAATTAATGTCGTgtcatgtttttaatttggtaaTCTTGAAGCATTAAGAGGGCTTATTGATCATACTGCAACATTTTAATTTGCAATTTTGATATTTGTATGCATGGATTTTAACACAGCTGTGTGTGGATATTGCAGATGTCTCACAAGCAGCTGATGTTGCGGTAGCGACAACTAAGAAGGCATACAAAGATCTATATCCCTATGTTTCAAGGATAATACCCAACTGGTTTGTCAAGTTGGAGGACCTCAAGATACTTTGCCTCCCTTGAAGGTGTTAGAGCCAATCGATATAACATTGAGGGTAGGCTATTTGGTTAGTCCGACGACAGAACCCTTATGTACAGAAATTGCTCGTCTAATCCTCTAGAACataatctgatttttttacaCGTTTACTTTCTCCCATCAATACATTATTATTGGGAAGGAAaatatggaagaaaaaaaattgagatatTAAACATTTTCCAAATAAGTTCTGTGGATGCTTTATGCATATTAAATTTGTACAAAAGACCAGAATTTCAGAGTTTCAGAGTTTCACTTTGTGTTATTTATCATGACGCACGTCTCCATCATTATTATAAACACTTTATTTCTACGAATTATTCTACAATGGTCAAGTGAACGAATGGTCCAACTACAATCTTTTGAGATCAGTTGGACGAAAGGTCCAACCTTGCAGTTGTCAAGCTCATGGGAAAGGTCCAATCTAGCTAGTGGTGATCATGTTTATCGACATAATGTTGTACACAACATCCTACATCAGAAATTCATCTACATTAGATATTTGTCTACATCAGAATTCAACTCAATCTACAAATTTGAAGTGATTGATATTCAGCTCAGCGTCATCAACAATTTTTATGCAACTCCCCAAACAAGACTCTTGTCTGGAGACTTGGGGGACTTCTGTTTGTGGGTAAAATTACTCTATGGCCTAGCTTTATATGGATTGAAATTCTATTCAGAGATGGTCTTCTACTTTGAGGCTAATTTTAAGAAGCCTACTTCTACAAAGATTTGATTATCTCCAAGCTATTATATAAAGGCAACTTTCAAACTTGAGAGGGGTTCCTAAAGGCTTTTATCTTGGTTCCTCCGACGATAACTCAACCCTACTATATCGATATTTGATCTTATTCATCATAATTATGCGTGTTATGGGTGTAATTAGGATATGAGTTGTGAGAATCAAACACTTTGTACCTTTGTACTTCTTCATTCAATAGTAAAGATACCCCAACACCCCATGGACGTAGCCCGATTATGAATGAACCACATAAATCTCTTGTGTCGTTTGATTGCATGTTCTTACTTAACTTCTATTTGCAAGTGAAACCCCTAAGCACTAGAACTCGTTGTAGGGGACGGCTTGCTTTTTCATGCCAAGTTGGTTTAGAAGGATTGCTGACCTCCATCTCGAAGAGGTCATTTTTTGTTGAACCAATTTTGGGCatcaataataattattttcaactTTAAGCATTTCATCATAGTAAATGGATATGTTGATGCCTAAAATTGATTCAACAGAAGATGACCTCTTCGAGATTGAGGTTGGGCAAGTCTTCCGGACTAGGTCATCGTGACCAACCCAGTCGTCCTCAAGAACTTGTAAAACAAGATAGCTTCAGTGGGTGACACTGGTCTGGTGTCAGCTAAGGATCCTCCGATGCATAAGTTAGTCGAGTGTTTGAGAATAAAATTGCACAATAGGTCATAGTGCTTAGAATTGCATACCTTTCACGAAAGATGGCCTTAACCTTTTATATCATCCCAAACGATCTAATCTTTCTCGAAGTGGAACTCCATAGCGAATCAGCTCTCCTCGAACTAGGACTCCAACAAACTAACCCTCCTCGGACTAGGACTCCATTTAGATAGGCTTCATGGTGATTTTGAAACATCCCAACCTCTTTTAGGACTAGAAATTCTTTGAGTGAACACCACGTAAACTAGGTTGATGTTAGCCTCATGTGCATCGGGCCGAAGCTCATGGACCAATGGGCCCATACGCCCACATGAGTCAGGGTGAGAAATTATATGGCTACGAGGCTCGAGCCCAGTCCGACCATTAACACCGTGGTCTAGCCCAACTCGACCACTTACACCGTGCTCTGGCCCAACTCGACCACTAACACCGTGGTCTGACCTAGCTTGATTACTAACACCGTGGTCTGGTCCAGCTTGACATAGAGGTAGTTTATCTCACAAACAGGATATATGATGGATTGATGTTCCGAAGGCTATATCCAAAGCAAAGGCAAACAAATAGTGAATAAGCCATCATAATGAATACAAGTTTTGGTTCAATGAAATTAAGTTAGTGGTTGTAGATTTATCAATTGAAAAAATGTATTTTGACAATTCTATTGGCAACCTGGGAAGAGTTCTGTATTTGATACAATAGTTGTTTGCTTTCTTTCTGGTTGGTTTCTTTGTACTTTATGGCCTTCGTGCCATTGGAATGAATCTGCTACAGTCGACGAAAAAACAATAACTTTTCTTGCTTTGTTTCTACTCTTCTATATATTGGGATATGGAATCAGACCCTTACTCatccatttgaaaaaaaaaacccaaaaaagaaaaacatctAACAAGATGAAGAACTTGACCTCTATTTATGAATGCAATGCAAATACTAATTTAGTCCAAGTTGTTGAGTACTGTTGTTGTCTTTTCTTTAATAGTCATTCAATTAAAGCAAGAGAGTCCAATCACAATCATGGATGGAATATGCAGAACCAAAGGTTCAAAGGGTAATTTTGCAAGACTTCCTAGACAAGGCCTTACTAGGAAAGCTACCGAAGCTCAAGCGACTGTAGCAGCACACTAGTAGCTTTTCAGAAAAGTACTTCTATGAGGGGTTTGTTTGTTGGTTCGGTCAATACTTCTACGAGGGTTTGTTTGTTAGTATTTTAGATAGGGGGAACAAATAAGGGTGGAGCCACTAGGGACCAGAGTGGTCCCGGccttttattaaataaaaaaaatttgtatattgatatattttctgaaactattaatattttgttttctctttatttttatttttatttatgttagtcctcttctttcttttttattttttttattttaatatttatgtttttctgagttgtgaaattttgatttattctTACTATTGGGTTTAATAAATCTTGCAATTTATGTGTAGAttatcaaaaggaaaaagttgtacaggtttttttatatatatatgcaatatataatattttggtaattttggttactttggTATGCATTGtgagtttatatatatataaattactTCTTCATATAATCACTTCAAGtggttttaagtgattttaagaAGAATCACATGAGATGTACTTCTCCTTAAAATcacttttaaataattatatgaaGAAGCACGTTTGAGGTGTTTCTACCCCGTAACTCCTTGGTGtctttgttttatgaaaaaacattTCCCTGTCATTTTACAATCTCCATGTGGGTTTAGGACCTTTTGCCAACTGGAATGTGGGACCCGAATCACCATGGTCTGGAAGTCCTTTTGGCCGATTGTAATAACTTGGCTAGGAAGTCCTTGTTTTTGTAGCAAGGCttataaaaagagagaaaacacTACGAGACTAAAATTAATCTTCACATCCCATATAAAAACGTATCTTTCAACCCATTTGAAGCACAATACACACAAATCTCAAACAAGACTTCAAGAAAAGCCATTAGAAGCCCAACACAATATACACAAATCTCAACCAAGACTTCAACAAAAAGCTatagcctctctctctctctctctctctctctctctctctctaccatGGAAAAAGACAGTGGGTTTTGTTCAGACTGCAAGGCATACACAGACGTTGTGCTCGACCACCGGTCCGGTGACACAATCTGCACCGAATGCGGACTGGTTCTTGAAGAACGCGCTCGCTCCGACCCTATAACGGACAATGGTGTTCTTACCGTTAACATTTCGAACGACAACAAGAAGGCTGTTTCTAGTGTTCTTCCTCGGCTCCACAAGACTCTCCGAAACCCAGACAAGTCTCTCCACATTGCTTTTGAGTCCCTTGGTGTGATGGCCGACGGGCTAGCACTCGTTGCCACGATACGAGACCATGCCAAAGAGCTGTACGAGAAGGCCGACAATCGCAAGTTTTGTAGGGGAAGAAACTGTGATGCTATAATGGCTGCATGCCTCTTTCTTGCTTGCCAAGAAAAGGGTTTTCCCCGAACTCTAAAGGAAATCTCGACGGTTGCCAATGGTGCctcaagaaaagaaatcagCAGAATGAAAGAGCTCTTGAAGAAAATACTAGAGGTTGATTCGAAGACTACAAATGTCGGGGATCTTTCGCGGCGGTGCTGCTCCAGGATTGGTATGGCGAATCAAGATATGAAGGCTGTGTTGGAGACTCTGAACAAGTCGGAAGAGGTTGATGTAAGGCGAAGCCCTCAGTCTACTTTGGCAGCGGTTATGTACATGATAGCTCAGCTCTCCAATGACAAGTCAACTCGAGATTTAACTCTTCAAGGTACGTAAgtcaaactaattaattaatctctcgaattttaatttcatgcaTGTTTTGTCtaatttgatttcaattatttatttaatcttCTTAATTAAGAAGCACATAATTAATGTAAAGCCAGTTTATTACTTAATTAATGTTGTGTCatgtttttcaattta
It encodes:
- the LOC18783011 gene encoding transcription initiation factor IIB isoform X1, with amino-acid sequence MEKDSGFCSDCKAYTDVVLDHRSGDTICTECGLVLEERARSDPITDNGVLTVNISNDNKKAVSSVLPRLHKTLRNPDKSLHIAFESLGVMADGLALVATIRDHAKELYEKADNRKFCRGRNCDAIMAACLFLACQEKGFPRTLKEISTVANGASRKEISRMKELLKKILEVDSKTTNVGDLSRRCCSRIGMANQDMKAVLETLNKSEEVDVRRSPQSTLAAVMYMIAQLSNDKSTRDLTLQAVCDIADVSQAADVAVATTEKAYKDLYPYASRIIPNWFVKLEALKKLCVP
- the LOC18783011 gene encoding transcription initiation factor IIB isoform X2: MEKDSGFCSDCKAYTDVVLDHRSGDTICTECGLVLEERARSDPITDNGVLTVNISNDNKKAVSSVLPRLHKTLRNPDKSLHIAFESLGVMADGLALVATIRDHAKELYEKADNRKFCRGRNCDAIMAACLFLACQEKGFPRTLKEISTVANGASRKEISRMKELLKKILEVDSKTTNVGDLSRRCCSRIGMANQDMKAVLETLNKSEEVDVRRSPQSTLAAVMYMIAQLSNDKSTRDLTLQDVSQAADVAVATTEKAYKDLYPYASRIIPNWFVKLEALKKLCVP
- the LOC18781627 gene encoding transcription initiation factor IIB, yielding MQKTKQKEDWDKGFCNDNGFCSDCKTYTDVVLDHRSGDTICTQCGLILEDHAVDFTAEWRNFDDQDSTNDPSRVGARSDPLLDSGVLTVNISNDNKKAVSCVLPRLHKTLQNPDKSLHIAFETLGMMADRLALVTAIRDHAKELYKKADDRKFCRGRNCDAIMAACLFLACQEKGLPRTLKEIAMVANGATRKEINRMKELLKKILEVDSKTTNVGDLSRRCCSMIGMANQDMKAVLETLNKSKEVDVRRSPKSVLAAVMYVIAQLSNDKSTRDLTLHDVSQAADVAVATTKKAYKDLYPYVSRIIPNWFVKLEDLKILCLP